From the genome of Salvia splendens isolate huo1 chromosome 7, SspV2, whole genome shotgun sequence:
GGAGGTCTTCTGGTTCCTCTCCGTGTGCCTCCTGTTGAAATACGCGGCCACGCTGTTTTTGGGCGCGATGATCGGAATGTGGGTGGTGTACATTGAGCCGACGACGTTTGGTATCCCGGAGATTGCCTCAAATTCGGCCTTGAACCGGCTCAACCCTTCGTCGTCCGGCCACCGGAGGAATTTCGGCATCAGCACATTCCTAATTGCAGAGCAGACCTCTAGCACTAGCTTATGGCAGGTCGAAATCCCTAATCCGAATTTCTTCGAGACAAGCCGCAGCGGCTCTCCAGTGGCGAGCCTCCACACGCAGACGGCGACACGCTGCCGGACGGGAACGGCGTCGCGCAACATAGTGTTCTCCTTAGCTACAACGGAGCTCAGCTCATTGCAAATGAAATCAAACGTTCCCTTCCCCATTCTAAACGCCTTCTTAAATTCCTCATCGGGAAATTCCGGACTGTTGCATTGCTCCCACCAATCCTTGGACCGATTCCTCACCCACAGCCGCCGTTGCGGCCCCGCTGATTTATCGCTCGTCACAGCGGTTTTATCCTCACCGGCGGCGGCGACTGAATTCGCCATCGATTTCCGGCGCCGCGCGCCATCGGCTCGCTCGGCGTCGCGGTGCAAACCCTCGGATTTAGCGGAGTAATCCAAAATCTCACGCTTTCTCTCTCTATGATTCTCCTCATAGCTAACCATCTCACCTCTATTGGATTCCTCCAAATCATCCTTCTCCTGATCCTGCAACGAAGTAATGATCTCGTTGAGCCCCTTGACTTTGACTTGCTTCTCATCGCTATTTCCGGCATCCGAAAtctccctcctcctcctcttacGCTGCTGATTCTGCTGCTGGGTTTCGTCCATCTGGATACGAGTGTGCGGGAAGAGGTCCAAGATGCGGTGGAGAGAAGTGGAGCAATCGGGATCTTGGTTAGCGGAAAGAAGCTTCATATACATATGCAGTCCATTCGCCCGACGAAATGCGTGTGTGAACGCAGCGGAAAATGTCAAcaccaattaaaaaaaattgcggATTCTGGGTCAGAAAAGAGGAGGGATTGGGGTGTGAACGCAGTTTCCAGATTTCGAGGAAGTTTCGAGGCTGAGATGCGAAAGAGCAAGAGTGGTTTGGTCAAAGACGGTGCAGAGAGTTGAGAAATGTGCCTACGCGTCGTCCCCATTCAtcatttatctctctcttttatttccTCCTTTCTTTTCTGGATATGatttattttatacaattttggtttttatttgtgaaataCACAGTACTTCAAAGTCTTAAACTACTCCTTTTTTGATACGTACAATTAATTTCTGATgccttattttatcatttttacaagTCCGAATTTACATCTATTTCActttatttatgaaatatgttgcTTTGCAAAAATTATGAGGTGTATGTTACATTTCACTTCCACGAGAGatatcattttattcatattttattataaaataaaaacataaagtaGAGTTGGTTGATCGATATTGTGCTAATTTTTTCGATTCACATTcatttacatttattaaaactttcATAGAGTAAATGGGACCCTATTTTGTGGAGAATGAAGCAGTGgtagtaggagtattatattaGTACTTGTGTTTTGATTTGGTGGTTTTTGAGTTGGGTTCTAGGAGTAATTGTTTTtggtatatattttaaaattgctGGTTACATATGGAAAATGTGGTGGAAATATGATTAGAATGTGGCTTCTGAATTTGGGTTCTAACTGTTTTGTAACATGActttgatattttaaaattgcTTGGTTGCATATGTAAAATGCGGTTGAATTATGATTAGAATCATAGAATGTGCTACTATTTATGGTTcgcttttcattttttaatgattattttgcaggaaaaaattaaagaagaagaaaaagaccAAACAGATATTCCAACTttgtttctcttctttcttttaccTTTAATATAATTTACTTCTGGATTAAGTCTTATTAGGtgcaatgtttttatttttaaaaagagtAAAGACACGTGTATTGTATATAATCCTAACAAACTAGTAGTACTCATCTTTTTACAAAAATCAGCATTAAATCGAAGAATACGaatgatggatccgcgaatttttgatgttagcaaatgctggtagagaatgaaaatacagacacaaagaatttacgtggttcgatttactgaagtaaatctacgtccacgggaaaaagggagggcaagattgtattgcttgatctgttttctacagcttacaaatacaaacttgctatttgctatatggtgttttatctctagagagcttaaccccctcatatcagatctaagttccatttatatcttggactaagatcgtggcttgcatcaccaccctaagtcgtggatgtcgtgtaggtcatggcctaagatcgtggatgtagcgtaggtcatggcctacgatcgtggcctgagttgacaccacgtggtagtgggtgtgttggacatcctgtatgggtccactaactccttgttcggtcgaatactgagaccgaactgctttggttgccgatctgagagtagagcttgatgccgacctgagagcagagcttgataggttggcttttaccgagctgtaggctgaggccgaactctttggtaatgccgaactcatactcttccttgggctttgggctgatgggccgtcattgctgttgggcttgtttagtacgcaccccatcactaccccccccgaaaagcgaagtgaatcacttcggcgaagcgagtcacttcggcattctggaatacggggggaggctgaagtcgggggacgtgccctgcgcgtgactgcattaaatgcggcattaaatgcgacagtaaaatctggccgtcgaatcctgaaaaggtgggatatgaaacggtgcgatgatttgaaatcttttccaaatctgataaataccgcctttcttcatcatttgaacacctttgctattggcttcttctgcactctctatcttttgcgtgaaaaatttccttccgctttcaaaaatttcctcaggatttcttcaaactttcaaagagtaagaaccatgtctgcttcttcttcgtctgagtctggtagcggtagaaaagggggtaaggggtcttctagccggaaagaatccggggagaagaccgtagagtattttcacagtatcttgagtaaggatactgtgatatccctttacgaaaaatactcttttcctggggggaaggcggtggttcccgacgatgatcatagggctaacgatccgccggagggttatgccaccgtttacgaagcctgcttagaatgcgggcttcgtttccctcttcccccaccttttgtagagtttcttgatttttttcaactccctttaggtcaggtgactccgaattcttggaggcacttgtcggcttttgctgccgaactccgtaggttagataaggatctgtctctgcgggcaatccttaattttttccaatttaaaaggaagggatcttggttttacttgatccccttacagccttttagggcattctgcaaaaccaagtggccgaaatgg
Proteins encoded in this window:
- the LOC121811124 gene encoding protein ALP1-like — protein: MYMKLLSANQDPDCSTSLHRILDLFPHTRIQMDETQQQNQQRKRRRREISDAGNSDEKQVKVKGLNEIITSLQDQEKDDLEESNRGEMVSYEENHRERKREILDYSAKSEGLHRDAERADGARRRKSMANSVAAAGEDKTAVTSDKSAGPQRRLWVRNRSKDWWEQCNSPEFPDEEFKKAFRMGKGTFDFICNELSSVVAKENTMLRDAVPVRQRVAVCVWRLATGEPLRLVSKKFGLGISTCHKLVLEVCSAIRNVLMPKFLRWPDDEGLSRFKAEFEAISGIPNVVGSMYTTHIPIIAPKNSVAAYFNRRHTERNQKTSYSITVQGVVDPRGVFTDVCIGYPGSMPDDQVLEKSTLFQRANAGFYNGVWIVGGSGYPLMDWVLVPYTHQHLTWTQHAFNEKIAEVQRAAKDSFARLKTRWGCLQKRTEVKLQDLPIVLGACCVLHNICEMREEGLKPLDKFEIFDDEMVPEIGLRSANAMKARDTIAHNLLHHNHAGTSFLS